The following DNA comes from Castanea sativa cultivar Marrone di Chiusa Pesio chromosome 10, ASM4071231v1.
ACTCCGGAGGAACAGCATTCTGATCTCCTCcaggaaatgagaaaggagatgaatGAGCTGAAAAATGTCATCAAGGAGAAGACGGATTGGAGCCTAGATAGGATGGTCAGGGCAACAGATTCACCCTTTACCATGGCAGTTTTAGAACGGCCAATACCAGCAAAGTTTCGGTTACCTCAGCTCGAACCCTTTGACGGACTCAAGgacccccaagatcaccttaataccttcaagacgacactgggtcttcaacagccccctgacgagataatgtgtcgttccttccctacCACGCTAAAGGGGGCTGGTAGGGAATGGTTCACGAGGCTGCCCACCTCATCTATTGACAGCTTCGAACAGTTAAGTAGCGCCTTCCTGCGCCATTTCGTCGGAGGGCAACGTCCTAAGAGACCCGCGGATCACCtgctcactattaagcaaggggaGAAGGAGACCTTGCGCTCGTACGTGAAGCGCTTCACTCGAGAGACCCTAGAAGTGGACGATGCAGACGACAAAGTACAGCTGACGACATTTAAGGCAAGGCTTAGGTCTCGGGAATTCGTCGTCTCGTTGGCAAAGAATCTGCCTCGgacgatggcagagatgctCTTGAAAGCGCAAAAATACATGAATGCCGAGGACGCGCTGGCAGCCATTATGGACGAGAGCAGGTCAAAAAAGGAGGGAAGGCACGAAGACGAACGTAGGGGGTAAAAGAGGGAACGTCCGAACCGTCGGGGAAGTGACGTAGACaaatgaaaggatgaaaagaCGCCACGAACGGTA
Coding sequences within:
- the LOC142612413 gene encoding uncharacterized protein LOC142612413 produces the protein MCRSFPTTLKGAGREWFTRLPTSSIDSFEQLSSAFLRHFVGGQRPKRPADHLLTIKQGEKETLRSYVKRFTRETLEVDDADDKVQLTTFKARLRSREFVVSLAKNLPRTMAEMLLKAQKYMNAEDALAAIMDESRSKKEGRHEDERRG